The Cervus canadensis isolate Bull #8, Minnesota chromosome 9, ASM1932006v1, whole genome shotgun sequence genome contains a region encoding:
- the LOC122447269 gene encoding U3 small nucleolar RNA-associated protein 6 homolog: MTALISASLKSPVLSSCVFQRASIKWKDDVKLWLSFVVFCRKWAANVQLSKLFSSLLAFHSNKPGLWILAAKWEMEDCFSAESARQLFLRALRFHPRYPKLYEEYFRMELMHAEKLRKEKQEFEKADMDVGNLKHAEEVLTGELARIVYKNSISVIKSAKFHVSLLSIAQLFDFAKDLQREIYNDLKALHTDDPLTWDYVARQELVIKSQPGEELPTTKQAKAKEVGRREERCCAVYEEAVKTLPTEAMWKCYMNFCMERFTKKTSSRLLRKKRLERTMATFWKAHELKLLPELQYRQLSKLLLYRELLKESLEVADAGVKLFRKSEEMWHVKLEAMISSKSQEISKVFNQAFEYLKPQICLPLWFIWAKWSEETGKQEEAEMIYKRAVFRLQGDDSATMKEMYLAWAYRSGGYKKARDVFKSLQENRPFSVNFFRKMIEFEKEQESCKMENLREYYERALREFGTVDSDLWMDYIKEELNHPLGRPENCGQLYWRAMKMLQGESVEQFMSKHALHQAGRL, encoded by the coding sequence ATGACTGCCCTAATCTCCGCCTCACTGAAGAGTCCAGTGCTCTCCAGCTGTGTCTTCCAACGTGCATCGATTAAGTGGAAAGATGATGTTAAACTTTGGCTGTCTTTTGTAGTCTTTTGTAGGAAGTGGGCTGCCAACGTTCAACTTAGcaagttattttcttccttgttgGCCTTTCATTCGAACAAGCCAGGTTTGTGGATTTTGGCAGCCAAATGGGAAATGGAAGACTGCTTTTCTGCAGAAAGTGCAAGACAGCTATTTCTTCGGGCTCTGCGCTTTCACCCACGTTACCCGAAACTTTATGAAGAATACTTTAGGATGGAGTTGATGCATGCTGAAAAAttgaggaaggaaaaacaagagtTTGAAAAAGCCGACATGGATGTGGGGAATCTCAAGCATGCTGAAGAAGTCCTTACGGGCGAGTTGGCACGGATCGTCTATAAGAATTCTATAAGTGTAATTAAAAGTGCAAAATTTCATGTGTCACTGCTTTCAATTGCACAGCTGTTCGACTTTGCCAAAGATCTGCAAAGAGAAATTTACAATGACCTTAAGGCTCTGCACACAGACGACCCCCTTACTTGGGACTATGTGGCCCGGCAAGAATTAGTGATTAAATCACAGCCAGGAGAAGAGCTGCCTACAACTAAACAAGCCAAAGCGAAGGAGGTGGGCCGCCGGGAAGAGAGGTGCTGTGCTGTGTACGAGGAGGCGGTAAAAACTCTGCCCACAGAGGCTATGTGGAAGTGTTACATGAACTTCTGCATGGAGAGGTTTACTAAGAAGACAAGCAGTCGCCTCCTCAGAAAGAAGAGGCTGGAAAGAACCATGGCTACATTCTGGAAGGCACATGAGCTGAAACTTTTACCAGAACTCCAGTACAGGCAGTTGAGCAAGTTGTTGCTGTACCGAGAGTTGTTAAAGGAATCCCTGGAGGTGGCAGACGCTGGGGTGAAATTGTTCAGAAAATCAGAGGAGATGTGGCACGTGAAGCTGGAGGCCATGATTTCGTCAAAGAGCCAGGAGATAAGCAAGGTTTTTAACCAAGCCTTTGAGTACCTGAAACCCCAGATTTGtcttccattgtggtttatttgGGCAAAGTGGAGTGAAGAGACCGGAAAGCAAGAAGAAGCTGAAATGATCTATAAGAGAGCTGTCTTTCGTCTCCAAGGAGATGACTCAGCCACTATGAAGGAAATGTACCTGGCTTGGGCTTATCGAAGTGGTGGTTACAAAAAGGCCAGAGATGTATTTAAAAGTTTACAGGAAAACCgtccattttcagttaattttttcagGAAGATGATTGAGTTTGAGAAGGAGCAAGAATCCTGTAAGATGGAAAACTTAAGAGAGTATTATGAGAGGGCTTTGAGAGAATTTGGAACTGTCGATTCTGATCTCTGGATGGATTACATCAAAGAAGAATTGAACCACCCACTTGGTAGACCTGAGAACTGCGGACAGCTCTATTGGCGAGCCATGAAAATGTTGCAGGGAGAGTCAGTAGAGCAGTTTATGTCTAAACATGCTCTGCATCAAGCCGGCCGTTTGTGA